One window from the genome of Maylandia zebra isolate NMK-2024a linkage group LG18, Mzebra_GT3a, whole genome shotgun sequence encodes:
- the mcm6 gene encoding DNA replication licensing factor MCM6 — MDVATATAETAGAMVKDELAEKCQKLFQAFLEEFQSGDGEVKYVREAEELIRPERNTLLVSFTDLEGFNQELATTIQEEYYRVYPYLCRAVRNFARDHGNVPLNKEFYVAIEELPTRHKIRELSSMRIGSLVRISGQVVRTHPVHPELVSGTFLCMDCQAVIKDVSQQFKYSPPTICRNPVCNNRSRFHLDTHKSKFIDFQKVRIQETQAELPRGSIPRSLEIILRAEAVETAQAGDRCDFTGTLIVVPDVSQLSTPGVRAETSTRIAGGPQGFESDGLRGLKALGVRELSYRLAFLACNVAPTNPRFGGKELREEEQTAESIKSQMTEKEWEKVFEMSQDKNLYHNLCTSLFPTIHGNDEVKRGILLMLFGGVPKTTMERTSLRGDINVCIVGDPSTAKSQFLKHVEEFSPRAVYTSGKASTAAGLTAAVVRDEESHEFVIEAGALMLADNGVCCIDEFDKMDLKDQVAIHEAMEQQTISITKAGVKATLNARTSILAAANPVSGRYDRSKSLKQNVNLTAPIMSRFDLFFILVDECNEVTDYAIARRIVDLHSRVEESVDRLYSLDEIRRYLLFARQFKPKISSESEEFIVEQYKRLRQRDGSGGVSKSAWRITVRQLESMIRLSEAMARMHCCDEVQPKHVKEAFRLLNKSIIRVETPDINLEQEDEMQEEEEQQEEGNVPNGVNGNVDGVIGLTNGINGHAGGVNGHGEPGSQSKPSLRLSFAEYKRISNLLVLHLRRAEDAEEEEDLKKSAVVNWYLKEIESEIDSEEELINRKGLIEKVIHRLVHYDHILIQLSQAGLKGSESASTEEESVLVVNPNYNLED, encoded by the exons ATGGATGTCGCCACAGCCACCGCGGAGACTGCCGGGGCGATGGTGAAGGACGAGCTGGCCGAGAAGTGCCAGAAGTTATTCCAGGCTTTCTTAGAGGA ATTTCAGAGCGGGGATGGGGAGGTGAAGTATGTCCGGGAGGCCGAGGAGCTGATCAGGCCTGAGAGGAACACCCTACTGGTGAGCTTCACCGACTTGGAGGGTTTCAACCAGGAACTGGCTACCACCATCCAGGAGGAGTACTACAG AGTGTATCCCTACCTCTGCAGAGCAGTGCGCAACTTTGCTCGGGATCACGGGAACGTCCCCCTCAACAAAGAGTTCTACGTCGCTATCGAGGAGCTGCCCACCAGACACAA gatcCGTGAGTTGTCCTCCATGCGTATTGGCAGCCTGGTGAGAATCAGCGGTCAGGTGGTGAGAACGCACCCAGTCCATCCTGAGCTG GTGAGCGGTACCTTCCTGTGCATGGACTGCCAGGCAGTGATCAAAGATGTCTCTCAGCAATTCAAATACTCTCCTCCGACCATCTGCAGGAACCCCGTGTGCAACAACCGCTCCCGCTTCCACCTCGACACGCACAAATCCAAGTTCATCGACTTTCAGAAG GTGCGTATCCAGGAGACGCAGGCGGAGCTGCCTCGCGGTTCGATCCCACGCTCTCTTGAGATCATCCTGAGGGCAGAGGCTGTGGAGACGGCTCAGGCTGGAGACCGCTGTGACTTCACTGGGACCCTGATTGTCGTGCCGGATGTCTCACAGCTCAGCACACCtg GTGTGCGAGCAGAGACCAGTACCCGTATAGCAGGAGGTCCTCAGGGCTTTGAGTCTGATGGTCTGAGAGGACTGAAAGCTCTGGGAGTCAGAGAGCTGTCATACAGGCTGGCCTTCCTGGCCTGCAACGTGGCGCCAACCAACCCACGG TTTGGCGGTAAAGAGCTGCGGGAggaggagcagacggctgaaaGCATTAAGAGCCAGATGACAGAGAAAGAGTGGGAGAAGGTTTTTGAGATGAGCCAGGACAAGAACCTGTACCACAACCTGTGCACCAGCCTCTTCCCCACCATCCACG GTAACGATGAGGTGAAGCGCGGCATCCTGCTGATGCTCTTTGGAGGCGTTCCCAAGACGACCATGGAAAGGACCTCGCTCAGAGGAGACATCAACGTGTGCATTGTGGGAGATCCGAGCACTGCCAAGAGCCAGTTCCTCAA GCACGTGGAGGAGTTCAGTCCCAGAGCGGTGTACACCAGCGGCAAGGCCAGCACTGCTGCAGGTCTGACGGCGGCCGTGGTCCGAGACGAGGAGTCACATGAGTTTGTCATCGAGGCTGGAGCTCTGATGCTCGCCGACAAC GGTGTTTGCTGTATTGATGAGTTTGATAAGATGGACCTCAAAGACCAGGTGGCCATCCATGAAGCCATGGAGCAGCAGACCATCAGCATCACCAAAGCCGGAGTCAAG GCTACCCTGAACGCTCGCACATCCATCCTGGCTGCTGCTAACCCTGTCAGCGGACGCTACGACCGCAGCAAGAGTCTGAAGCAGAACGTCAACCTGACCGCTCCCATTATGAGCCGCTTTGATCTCTTCTTCATCCTGGTGGACGAGTGCAATGAG GTGACGGACTACGCTATCGCCAGACGCATCGTGGATCTGCACTCCCGTGTGGAGGAGTCTGTGGACAGACTGTACTCCCTGGATGAGATCCGCAGATACCTGCTCTTCGCCAGGCAGTTCAAACCCAAG ATCTCCAGCGAATCAGAAGAGTTCATCGTCGAGCAGTACAAGCGTCTCCGCCAGCGTGACGGCTCAGGGGGCGTGTCCAAATCTGCCTGGAGGATAACTGTGCGACAGCTGGAGAGCATGATCCGCCTCTCAGAGGCCATGGCACGTATGCACTGTTGTGATGAG GTTCAGCCCAAACACGTGAAGGAAGCGTTCCGTCTTCTGAACAAATCTATCATCAGAGTGGAGACGCCAGACATCAACCTGGAACAGGAGGATGAAAtgcaggaagaggaggagcagcagGAAGAAG GTAACGTCCCGAATGGAGTAAATGGAAACGTGGATGGTGTCATTGGCCTTACTAATGGAATTAATGGACACGCTGGCGGTGTCAATGGCCACGGCGAGCCTGGGAGCCAGTCCAAACCATCTCTTCGTCTGTCTTTCGCCGAGTACAAACGCATCTCCAACCTGCTCGTCCTGCATCTGCGCAGAGCAGAGGATG ctgaggaagaggaggatctGAAGAAAAGTGCAGTGGTCAACTGGTATCTGAAGGAGATCGAGTCAGAGATCGACTCTGAGGAGGAGCTCATCAATAGGAAGGGGCTGATAGAGAAGGTCATCCACAGGCTGGTGCACTAT GATCACATCCTCATCCAGCTGTCTCAGGCTGGGCTGAAGGGCTCAGAGTCTGCAAGCACAGAAGAGGAATCTGTTCTGGTTGTAAACCCCAACTACAACCTGGAAGACTAA
- the LOC101476935 gene encoding C-X-C chemokine receptor type 4 isoform X1: MKINLSFTQRRSAAVSTMSYYEHIVFEDYYNDTGSGSGSGELGVDLEEPCGVEHMTTTELQQVFLPVIYALIFILGITGNGLVVVVLGCQRRSKCSLTDWYRLHLSAADLLFVLSLPFWAVDAALADWRFGAATCIGVHVIYTVNLYGSVLILAFISLDRYLAVVRATDTNTSGLRQLLAHKLVYVGAWLPAGLLAVPDLIFARTQEGGEGSTLCQRFYPEENAPLWVAVFHLQLVLVGLLIPGLVLLVCYCVIVTRLTRGPLGGQRQKRRAVRTTIALVLCFFVCWLPYGAGISVDALLRLEVLPRSCRLEAALGVWLSVAEPMAFAHCCLNPLLYAFLGAGFKNSARRALTLNRASSLKVLPRRRPGTSTTTESESSSLHSS; this comes from the exons ATGAAAAT AAATCTCAGCTTCACTCAACGAAGGAGTGCAGCCGTCTCCACCATGTCCTACTATGAG CATATCGTCTTTGAGGATTACTACAATGACACCGGCTCTGGCTCTGGCTCTGGGGAACTTGGAGTGGATCTGGAGGAGCCCTGTGGTGTGGAGCACATGACAACTACTGAGCTTCAGCAAGTCTTCTTGCCTGTCATTTATGCCCTTATCTTCATTCTGGGCATCACCGGAAACGGCTTGGTTGTCGTAGTCCTAGGCTGCCAACGCAG GTCGAAATGCAGCCTCACAGACTGGTACCGCCTGCATCTCTCTGCTGCGGATCTCCTCTTCGTTCTGTCTCTGCCGTTCTGGGCGGTGGATGCAGCCTTGGCTGACTGGCGTTTCGGAGCTGCCACCTGCATTGGAGTGCATGTCATCTACACAGTCAACCTGTACGGCAGCGTGCTCATCCTGGCATTCATCAGCCTGGACCGCTACCTTGCGGTGGTCCGAGCCACGGACACCAACACTAGTGGGCTGAGGCAGCTGCTGGCTCACAAACTGGTGTATGTAG GTGCCTGGTTGCCTGCTGGCCTGCTGGCAGTGCCAGATTTGATATTTGCCCGCACTCAGGAAGGAGGAGAGGGGTCAACTCTGTGCCAGAGATTCTACCCAGAAGAAAATGCTCCTCTCTGGGTTGCAGTCTTCCACCTCCAGCTCGTCCTGGTGGGTCTGTTGATCCCTGGACTGGTGCTCCTGGTGTGTTACTGCGTCATTGTCACCAGGCTGACCCGTGGCCCACTGGGGGGCCAGAGGCAGAAGCGACGGGCGGTCAGGACTACCATCGCGCTGGTGCTCTGCTTCTTCGTGTGTTGGCTCCCTTATGGAGCGGGCATTTCTGTGGACGCTCTGCTGCGGTTGGAAGTCCTGCCCCGCAGCTGCAGGCTGGAAGCTGCTTTAGGCGTGTGGCTGTCGGTGGCTGAGCCCATGGCGTTCGCTCACTGTTGCCTGAACCCACTGCTGTACGCCTTCCTCGGGGCCGGGTTCAAGAATTCGGCCCGCAGAGCTCTCACTCTGAACCGGGCATCCAGTCTGAAGGTTTTACCACGAAGACGCCCCGGGACCTCAACAACTACAGAGTCCGAATCCTCCAGTTTACACTCCAGCTAG
- the LOC101476935 gene encoding C-X-C chemokine receptor type 4 isoform X2: MSYYEHIVFEDYYNDTGSGSGSGELGVDLEEPCGVEHMTTTELQQVFLPVIYALIFILGITGNGLVVVVLGCQRRSKCSLTDWYRLHLSAADLLFVLSLPFWAVDAALADWRFGAATCIGVHVIYTVNLYGSVLILAFISLDRYLAVVRATDTNTSGLRQLLAHKLVYVGAWLPAGLLAVPDLIFARTQEGGEGSTLCQRFYPEENAPLWVAVFHLQLVLVGLLIPGLVLLVCYCVIVTRLTRGPLGGQRQKRRAVRTTIALVLCFFVCWLPYGAGISVDALLRLEVLPRSCRLEAALGVWLSVAEPMAFAHCCLNPLLYAFLGAGFKNSARRALTLNRASSLKVLPRRRPGTSTTTESESSSLHSS, encoded by the exons ATGTCCTACTATGAG CATATCGTCTTTGAGGATTACTACAATGACACCGGCTCTGGCTCTGGCTCTGGGGAACTTGGAGTGGATCTGGAGGAGCCCTGTGGTGTGGAGCACATGACAACTACTGAGCTTCAGCAAGTCTTCTTGCCTGTCATTTATGCCCTTATCTTCATTCTGGGCATCACCGGAAACGGCTTGGTTGTCGTAGTCCTAGGCTGCCAACGCAG GTCGAAATGCAGCCTCACAGACTGGTACCGCCTGCATCTCTCTGCTGCGGATCTCCTCTTCGTTCTGTCTCTGCCGTTCTGGGCGGTGGATGCAGCCTTGGCTGACTGGCGTTTCGGAGCTGCCACCTGCATTGGAGTGCATGTCATCTACACAGTCAACCTGTACGGCAGCGTGCTCATCCTGGCATTCATCAGCCTGGACCGCTACCTTGCGGTGGTCCGAGCCACGGACACCAACACTAGTGGGCTGAGGCAGCTGCTGGCTCACAAACTGGTGTATGTAG GTGCCTGGTTGCCTGCTGGCCTGCTGGCAGTGCCAGATTTGATATTTGCCCGCACTCAGGAAGGAGGAGAGGGGTCAACTCTGTGCCAGAGATTCTACCCAGAAGAAAATGCTCCTCTCTGGGTTGCAGTCTTCCACCTCCAGCTCGTCCTGGTGGGTCTGTTGATCCCTGGACTGGTGCTCCTGGTGTGTTACTGCGTCATTGTCACCAGGCTGACCCGTGGCCCACTGGGGGGCCAGAGGCAGAAGCGACGGGCGGTCAGGACTACCATCGCGCTGGTGCTCTGCTTCTTCGTGTGTTGGCTCCCTTATGGAGCGGGCATTTCTGTGGACGCTCTGCTGCGGTTGGAAGTCCTGCCCCGCAGCTGCAGGCTGGAAGCTGCTTTAGGCGTGTGGCTGTCGGTGGCTGAGCCCATGGCGTTCGCTCACTGTTGCCTGAACCCACTGCTGTACGCCTTCCTCGGGGCCGGGTTCAAGAATTCGGCCCGCAGAGCTCTCACTCTGAACCGGGCATCCAGTCTGAAGGTTTTACCACGAAGACGCCCCGGGACCTCAACAACTACAGAGTCCGAATCCTCCAGTTTACACTCCAGCTAG